tgacaaagaagaaaacacgAGTGGGCAAAAGGTACTTGCGAAGGGCTCCCTAAGTGCCACGTTTGACTTTGTCTccgatccttttttctctacccACAAAAACTGACTAACGGACGTGATTTATTCTACGTTGAACACGCTCAGTACTGGTTGAAcggaagaaagacagaaagagatagagcgaAAGTGGTCTAACATTAATCGCGAGTCTCGAAGGTCAATGAATCCTTAAAAAGTGTCGAtgatatcttctctctctcattctaaaCATATGTTAGGTGTAACGAAGCAAAATAAATTTGtctttaattaagaaaaaaaagaagaatgtttttctttcgataaagcAACTCGAGGACGTTAACCGAGTCGAAAGTAATCGAAATCCCTGTAATATCCGATTCAATGAGTGATCGTTTTGCTCCGTTTGATTCATAGATTATtagttttgtaataaataacatatgcGACTTGATCGGCTTTCCTTCATGGTTCAAGTTTCGTACCAACGTTCGTTGACTTTTTCCAGatacgatgatgacgacgctAGTCTTCCTGGTTCCCATATTGATTGGGGTAACGACGGGTTCACTTCAGCAATTACCTGGAAATCAATTGTCTAAGCAAAACGAAGAGGCAGTTCCTCTTTTCTCGGGAACTCTGACGGCcgacaataatgataatgacgacgataatgatagaagtgaaaaaaaaccaaagaaatatttcggaAAGGATGTAATGAAGGACAGTGATAGCTCTCTTTCGTCATTGTTAAATCAATATCatagaaacgaaggaaaaacagaagaaagcGAGGAAGAAGTTGCGGATaaactttcgaaaaaagatagaaagcaGAAGGCCATTTTCTTGAACTATCCATTAATATCACGGATACAACAGACTTATTCAAACTCGCCTGCTTACGACATCGGTTACAACGACATTTACGATCCTAATATCGAAGGAAGAGCACCCACTAATATAGGTGGAAAATATCAAGAGAGTAATATCTTTTACATCAGACTACCACCGACTCCCTATATGTACGTACCAGGTTTAGGATACATCTCTCAACCACCAACCTACTCTACTGCCAACCTGAGACCGCATATCCCTCAGTCGAGACCACCCAAACCTCAACTTCCAACTTATCAGAGACCGAATCCTTTCATCAAGTTGCCGATAGACTTCGTGAGCAACGGTAAACCAACTTCCGTCTACCAATGGCAAAAGAAGAAACCTGTGACCAACGTCAAACTACCAACCGACAGTCCAATCACCAATCTCGACGATCTCAAACCCGGTTTTGTGAATAACGGCAAGCCAACGACGATCTATCAGTGGCACACGAATCTAAAACCTGGCAAAAGGCCTAACGACTACGTCAATAGTCTCGACAAGGGACCTTATCTATTCAATGGAAAACCAACCAGTTTGTATCTTCTTAAGTCGGATGGTACCAGTTCCGATCGTCGGCCAATTCGATATTCTGATTTcgagaataataattcgtattaattaaaataatgcaAATACGATGTCAATCGCCAAACCTAccggagaaacgaaaaaaatggatgctcgttaatattattattattattattattattattattattattattattattattattattattatacgcgAACGGTGAAAATCTGCTACTAATTTTACAGCTTGAAGCGCGACTCGTAACGCGTCGTAGTAATTTATCGACCAACCCCACTTCTATTGAGAAGGGAGGAGGCTCGTTCAGTGATTTATGTCTCGTCGATGACCTTGTAAAGGTGCTAGCCATTACTCCGCTTTCAAATGGACTACGCGGTTCGGTGTGTACAGTAAACGAGGTGCCAGTAGAGAGTAACGGTAATGTAATTAAAGCAGTCCTTTTAAAGGCGGCTTATTATGTAGTTTTATGTACGAACGATCAATTAATGAGTTCTCACGTGACTTCGTTCACGTCCGCTCTTTTtccttcacttttctttctttgtcttcttaaTAATCCTAAGCCGTTTTCTAAGATGTTTTCACTGACGATGAACACA
This genomic interval from Vespula pensylvanica isolate Volc-1 chromosome 8, ASM1446617v1, whole genome shotgun sequence contains the following:
- the LOC122631342 gene encoding uncharacterized protein LOC122631342 produces the protein MMTTLVFLVPILIGVTTGSLQQLPGNQLSKQNEEAVPLFSGTLTADNNDNDDDNDRSEKKPKKYFGKDVMKDSDSSLSSLLNQYHRNEGKTEESEEEVADKLSKKDRKQKAIFLNYPLISRIQQTYSNSPAYDIGYNDIYDPNIEGRAPTNIGGKYQESNIFYIRLPPTPYMYVPGLGYISQPPTYSTANLRPHIPQSRPPKPQLPTYQRPNPFIKLPIDFVSNGKPTSVYQWQKKKPVTNVKLPTDSPITNLDDLKPGFVNNGKPTTIYQWHTNLKPGKRPNDYVNSLDKGPYLFNGKPTSLYLLKSDGTSSDRRPIRYSDFENNNSY